One genomic region from Nymphaea colorata isolate Beijing-Zhang1983 chromosome 10, ASM883128v2, whole genome shotgun sequence encodes:
- the LOC116261939 gene encoding uncharacterized protein LOC116261939: MATTLTFLQLLPPQKPKLIPQKPSIPASNQLTKFSKDTSQLHHLFYQSLDLLKPISLPAAAVALPFFLNPENALAADGEFGLLEGRSFALVHPIVMGGLFLYTLWAGYLGWQWRRVRTIQNEINDLKKQVKPAASEGEASAEPPKLSPVEIKIQQLTEERKELLKGSFRDRHFNAGSILLGFGVLEAVGGCLNTWFRTGKLFPGPHLFAGAAITVLWAAAAALVPSMQKGSETARNLHIALNALNVVLFVWQIPTGIEIVYKVFEFTTWP, translated from the exons ATGGCGACCACACTCACCTTCCTTCAACTCCTTCCTCCCCAGAAACCAAAACTAATTCCGCAGAAGCCTTCAATTCCAGCGTCAAACCAGTTAACCAAATTCTCCAAAGACACGTCCCAGCTCCATCACCTCTTCTACCAGAGCCTCGATCTCTTGAAACCCATTTCTCTTCCAGCTGCTGCTGTCGCGTTGCCGTTCTTCCTTAACCCCGAG AATGCGCTTGCGGCGGACGGTGAATTTGGGCTTCTGGAAGGGCGGAGCTTTGCTTTGGTTCACCCAATCGTCATGGGGGGGCTCTTCTTGTACACCCTGTGGGCAGGGTACCTCGGCTGGCAGTGGCGGAGGGTAAGGACCATCCAGAATGAGATCAACGATCTCAAAAAGCAGGTGAAGCCTGCCGCTTCTGAAGGCGAAGCTTCTGCAGAGCCGCCTAAGTTGTCCCCTGTTGAGATCAAGATTCAGCAACTCACTGAG GAGAGGAAGGAGCTGCTAAAAGGGTCCTTCAGGGACAGGCACTTCAACGCAGGATCAATTCTTCTCGGATTCGGGGTGCTTGAAGCAGTTGGTGGTTGTCTCAACACCTGGTTTAGGACCGGCAAGCTTTTCCCAGGACCCCATTTATTCGCCGGAGcag CCATCACTGTGCTGTGGGCAGCTGCTGCAGCTCTGGTGCCCTCAATGCAAAAAGGAAGCGAGACGGCAAGGAATCTTCACATAGCCCTTAATGCCCTCAATGTCGTCCTGTTCGTCTGGCAGATCCCCACAGGAATCGAGATTGTCTACAAGGTCTTTGAGTTCACAACGTGGCCTTAG
- the LOC116263067 gene encoding uncharacterized protein At1g01500 — protein MCRSLVEDPGFRERRECLQVQQFQIRLAVPKAERRLLPSTLTLLYIPRNGHSVLEVNGQAIRPEAGTFIALERREDGEGAACFGSSEKVRASEGVSFEVYAWEERVLSGSFWREDGAWRTRSRCEMEAPLGFDVAEAEVWVTEERRGTGAMRERVEMRKSEWRRRRRATTALEDIPEGEGEGEGEGEVWEEELWKEEMWDCEEKEMEVEEEMRWLDVGFVAVCVGVGFLASAAATKRLRRRFF, from the coding sequence ATGTGCCGATCGTTAGTTGAAGACCCTGGGTTCCGGGAGCGGAGGGAGTGCCTCCAGGTCCAGCAATTCCAAATCCGCCTGGCGGTGCCCAAGGCCGAGCGCCGTCTCCTTCCTAGCACCCTAACTCTTCTGTACATCCCCCGCAACGGACACTCCGTACTCGAGGTGAACGGCCAGGCGATCCGGCCGGAAGCAGGAACGTTTATCGCGCTGGAGAGGCGGGAGGACGGCGAAGGGGCTGCGTGCTTTGGGAGCTCGGAGAAGGTGCGGGCGAGCGAGGGGGTGAGCTTCGAGGTGTATGCGTGGGAGGAGAGGGTGCTGAGCGGGAGCTTCTGGAGGGAGGACGGGGCATGGAGGACGCGGAGCCGATGCGAGATGGAGGCGCCGCTGGGGTTCGATGTGGCTGAGGCGGAGGTGTGGGTGACGGAGGAGCGGAGAGGAACGGGCGCCATGAGGGAGAGGGTGGAGATGAGGAAAAGCGAGTGGCGCAGGAGGAGGAGAGCGACCACGGCGCTCGAGGACATACCGGAGggagaaggggaaggggaaggggaaggggaggTGTGGGAGGAGGAGTTGTGGAAGGAGGAGATGTGGGATTGcgaggagaaggagatggaggtggaggaggagatgAGGTGGCTGGACGTCGGGTTCGTCGCCGTCTGCGTAGGCGTGGGGTTCCTAGCGTCCGCCGCTGCGACGAAGCGCCTCCGTCGGAGGTTTTTCTGA
- the LOC116261936 gene encoding probable metal-nicotianamine transporter YSL9, whose translation MMEERGRSAEGFAELQQDGWDEEMEGNGAAILEDYKKPPPWFRQITARGLIASLVIGVMYSVIVMKLNLTTGLVPSLNVSAALLAFVCLKSWTSILHQAGIVTVPFTRQENTVVQTCAVACYSIAVGGGFGSYLLGMNKKTYEQAGVDTEGNTPGSYKELEIGWMTGFLFVTAFVGLLALVPLRKIMIIDYKLTYPSGTATAVLINGFHTAEGDRTARRQVQGFAKYFSLSFFWGFFQWLYSGGRSCGFSYFPTFGLQAWKQTFYFDFSMTYVGAGMICSHLVNLSLLLGAVLSWGIMWPLIGDLKGNWFPSNLPESSMKSLQGYKVFISIALILGDGLYNFVKILAFTVRNLCSQLKNRNVKPVAYQNPNEDHGLNEFFLREKIPLWLAASGYLVLAVISTILIPHMFVEMRWYYVTLAYILAPALGFCNAYGAGLTDMNMAYNYGKVSLFILAAWAGKDGGGVIAGLVGCGLIKSIVSISADLMQDFKTAHLTLTSPRSMVISQAIGTAMGCVVAPLTFWLFYKAFDVGDPNGEYKAPYALIYRNMAILGVEGFSALPHHCLQLCCVFFAFALLMNLARDLLPDTIGKYAPLPMAMAVPFLVGAYFAIDMCIGSLVRYLWGKLDHRKATVMVPAVASGLICGEGLWILPSSVLALAKVNPPMCMRFSAV comes from the exons ATGatggaagaaagaggaagatcGGCAGAGGGATTTGCAGAGTTGCAACAGGATGGTTGGGATGAAGAAATGGAGGGAAATGGAGCCGCCATTCTGGAGGATTATAAGAAGCCACCACCATGGTTTCGACAGATAACAGCGAGGGGTCTAATTGCTAGCCTGGTGATTGGGGTGATGTACAGTGTGATTGTCATGAAACTGAACCTAACTACGGGGCTGGTCCCTTCCCTTAATGTCTCGGCTGCGTTGCTGGCGTTCGTGTGCTTGAAGAGTTGGACTTCGATCCTCCACCAAGCAGGGATCGTTACCGTGCCCTTCACTCGCCAGGAGAATACAGTGGTGCAGACGTGTGCAGTCGCGTGCTATAGCATTGCTGTAGGAG GTGGCTTTGGATCATATCTTCTGGGTATGAACAAGAAGACTTACGAACAGGCAGGGGTGGATACAGAGGGGAATACTCCTGGCAGTTACAAGGAACTAGAAATTGGGTGGATGACTGGCTTTCTCTTTGTCACTGCTTTTGTTGGGCTTTTAGCCCTGGTTCCTCTCAGGAAG ATTATGATAATTGATTACAAACTGACTTACCCAAGTGGCACCGCAACAGCTGTTCTCATCAATGGCTTCCATACTGCTGAAGGAGATAGAACGGCCAG GAGGCAGGTCCAAGGTTTTGCAAAGTATTTCAGCCTCAGCTTTTTTTGGGGATTCTTCCAATGGCTTTACTCAGGTGGACGATCATGTGGATTTTCATACTTCCCCACTTTTGGACTACAAGCCTGGAAGCAAAC GTTTTACTTTGATTTCAGCATGACATATGTTGGGGCAGGAATGATTTGTTCACATTTAGTTAACCTGTCTCTTCTACTTGGAGCCGTACTTTCATGGGGAATAATGTGGCCTCTGATAGGTGATCTCAAGGGAAACTGGTTTCCTTCAAATCTACCTGAAAGCAGTATGAAAAGCCTTCAAGGTTACAAG gtTTTCATCTCCATTGCTCTTATCCTTGGTGACGGCCTCTACAATTTTGTAAAGATTCTTGCTTTTACTGTCAGAAACTTATGCAGCCAACTTAAAAACAGAAATGTCAAACCAG TCGCTTATCAAAACCCAAATGAAGATCATGGATTGAATGAGTTCTTCTTGAGAGAAAAAATTCCATTATGGTTGGCTGCGTCAGGATATCTGGTCCTTGCTGTGATCTCCACAATCTTAATTCCCCACATGTTTGTTGAGATGAGATGGTACTACGTGACACTAGCATACATACTTGCCCCTGCCCTGGGATTCTGCAACGCGTATGGGGCAGGTCTCACAGATATGAACATGGCATATAACTATGGCAAAGTCTCACTTTTCATTTTAGCTGCATGGGCTGGGAAAGATGGTGGTGGGGTCATTGCTGGCCTAGTTGGTTGTGGGCTAATCAAGTCGATAGTTTCCATCTCAGCTGACCTTATGCAGGATTTTAAAACTGCCCATTTGACTCTTACTTCTCCAAGGTCTATGGTAATAAGCCAAGCTATTGGGACGGCAATGGGATGTGTTGTTGCTCCCTTGACATTCTGGCTGTTCTACAAGGCCTTCGATGTGGGAGACCCAAATGGAGAATACAAAGCTCCCTATGCACTTATCTATAGGAACATGGCTATACTTGGTGTAGAAGGCTTTTCTGCACTTCCACATCATTGCTTGCAGCTCTGCTgtgttttttttgcttttgcacTGCTGATGAATCTGGCCAGAGACTTGCTGCCAGACACTATTGGGAAGTATGCTCCTTTGCCTATGGCAATGGCAGTCCCATTTTTGGTAGGTGCTTACTTTGCAATCGACATGTGCATTGGAAGCTTGGTTAGATATCTATGGGGTAAACTTGACCACAGGAAGGCTACTGTGATGGTTCCTGCTGTTGCTTCTGGTCTTATATGTGGGGAAGGGCTCTGGATCCTCCCTTCATCCGTATTAGCTCTGGCTAAGGTCAATCCACCCATGTGCATGAGATTCTCCGCAGTATAG